CTTGGTTTAAAGGCCTATATAGGGGGTGTTAAAATGAGCAATCTAGCAAGCCTTCTCGTTCAGTACGCCCAACAAGGACTCAGGCGTTTGCGTGATCAGGCCCTCTCAAATGAAAAAGAAATTCAATATTTAGAAGTTGTAAAAGAAATCATTCAAGAAGGACATTCCCCTGCAGAAAGGCTTTTAATCCATTGGCAAGGTTCTTGGAATCAAAATCCCCTGAAGCTTATTGAGTACTGTAGAATTTAAACAAAAATTTTCCCTGACATCCATTGAACGCCTAAACCTTTGAGCAGTTCCTTTTGATCTGTTGTTGTAACCCCAGATACAATCAATTGACTTCCCAATGTACGGTTCATATCCACAAGCATTTTAATAAGTGTTTGCTGAGTGACATCGGCTGCAATTTTGGCGGCAAAGGAGGGATCCAGATAGAGGAAAGCGGGTTTAAACTCGGACAGGAGGGTTAGAGGAAGAGGACCTCCATAGGATAGAGAGATAGAAATTTGAGATCCTTGCTCTTTAATTTTTTCGATCATTTCTTTGGTAAAGGTATCATTGCGGATTAAGTCTCCCGATCGAAGCTGATAAATGAGGCGATGCAGATTCATCTTCATATTTTCAAAAGGTTTTTCAGGATCTTCCAATAGATTAAGAAAAATTCTGGGATGAAGTCCAACGAGAATCCACGAGTTTTGATTCATGCCATAAGTAAAAATTTGAATTTTTTCAAATAAAATTCTTCCCAACTCCCGTTCCATTCGAAGGTCGATGGCTTCATTGAAGAGCTCTTCTTGAGAAAGGACACTACCGGCTTGCATGCTTCTGAGCAGGGTTTCATGCCCCTGAGGAACATTGGTTTCAACGTCGACAATGGGTTGAAAAAAAAGATTAATCTTTTTTTCATGAATGGCGTGTGCCATTTTTTCAAGTTCTCTGGAAGGGTTGAGAAGGGCGTGGTGATTGGATCCAATAGGCTCTGAACCTCTGCGGTCTTTAACGCAGTTAGATCCATGGAGTGTTTTGACATATTTTTTAAGCTCTGCTGCAATCGCATTCACTTCCCCAATATGGGTCAGTTTCCTTTTTTCATTGGTGACCACCGCAATCGAAAGCGACATCAGTGGAAACTCTCTCAAGATGCCTTGACGATCTTTGATCACAATGCATCCTCTTTCTCGATCCTCTCGATTATAAAAGTGTGGAGAAAGAATGTCAAATTGATGAATGATTTCTTTTGAAAGAAGGTCCATATGGTTGGGATCACTGATGATCACAAAATCATCCCCCCCGATATGGCCGACAAAATCAGTTGGATTTCCTTTCTCTTTCACAATAGGGGAGAGAAGATCGGCGAGGCTGCGAATCGCATCATCCCCCCGTTCAAACCCATATTCATCATTAAAAGATTTAAAATAATCGATGTCTAAGTGAGCAATGGCAAAGGGCTCATTTTTTTCAAGACGGTATGCAATCTGTTTTTGAATGGCATTGTTGCCAGGGAGTTTAGTGAGTGGATTGGCATCTAAAACAGTATAAGTCCGATTGAGAATCATCCAGATGCGAGCCAGCAATTCTTCAGGCTCAAACGGTTTCGTCACGTAATCGTCCGCCCCGCTTTTAAGGCCAGAGATTTTTTCTGAGGATTCTCCACGTGCGGTAAAATAGATAATAGGGACATGCCATAAATTCCGGTCCTCTTTGATTTGCTTACAGACTTCAAAACCGTCGATTCCGGGGAGCATGAGGTCTAATAGAATGAGATCCGGCTTTGTCTCTCGGATGAGAACAAGTCCTTTCTCTCCGTCTAAAGCGGTGAAAACCTCAAAGCCCCGTCTCTTTAGAAATGCCTGGGTCACTTCAAGAATGTCTTCATCGTCATCAATCATAGCAATTTTAGGCTTTTCGTTTTCCACGTCAGGCCTCGGGTGATGTAATATCCTATATCCTAATTATACGCTACTTAGAGACTCGGTCAAGAGGATGAAAAAACTTCAAAGAAAAAGCATTTCAGGTATTTGGTTTCTGGAATAGATAAAACAATCGGATGATCGATTGCTTGGGTCCCTTGATTTATTTGATACAACATTCGGTGAGCATCTTGAGCTGCATTCAAAATAGTTTGTTGAAATGTTTTTTCGTCCACATGGTGGGAACAACAGGCGCTCACCAAAATCCCTCCCTCTCGAAGCATTTTAAGGGCTCTGAGATTAATTTCTTTATAACCTCTCAGGGCTCGCTCGAGATGGGCTTTGCTTTTTGTGAAAGAAGGGGGATCCAAAATAATGAGATCAAATTTTTTATCCTCTAAGGAAGAAGATTTCAAAAGATCAAAGGCATTTCCAAGTTGTCCCTGCCATCGATCTTGAACTCCATTTAATTTAGCATTTTCTTGTCCAAGGGCGAGGGCCTCCTCGGATATTTCGAAGGCCAGAACACTTTTGGCTTCCTGAACGAGGCTCGCCACAGCAAAACCTCCTGTATAAGAAAAGCAATCTAATACCTCCTTACCCTTTGTATACCCCCTTAAGGCTTTTCGGTTTTCCCTTTGATCGAGATAAAAGCCCGTTTTGTGCCCTTGGGAAATATTCACCCAAAATCGAATTTTGTTTTCCTCTATTTCGACGAGGGGGGGCGTTTCTCCTTGAAGAGTTCCTTGCAGGAGGGGAAGCCCTTCCCATTGACGCGAAGGAAAGTCATTTCGTTCATAAAGTGATTTTGGGGAAAATAAATCTTTAATTAATTGAATAAGGAGAGGTTTTTGGAGTTCCAATGCGAGTGTCGAAATTTGAAGCACAAAATGTCCAGCGTATTCGTCCAAAATTAAACCAGGAAGCTGGTCCGATTCACTGTTGATCCATCGGATCGCGTTTGTTCCTTCGATATGGCGCTTACGCCAAGAAATGGCATCTTCAATTCTTTTCTTAAAGAAAGGGAGATCGATGGATTCTTCATGATGGGTCAAAAGGCGTAGGGTAATTTCAGATTTTGGATTAATAAAGCCTGTACCAATTTTTTTCTTTCGGTCAGAAATCACAAAAACGGCATCGCCGGGCTGAATCCCTGGACTCATGCCTTTGATTTGAGATCGATAAATCCAGGGATGCCCTCTTAAAACCCGATCGATCCCTTTAGAATAAAGGGTGACTGTTTTCATTCTTGAAAGGGTAGCGTATGTGCCCCATTTAAGTCCAGATTCTTTGACGCCACCGTCAGGACGCCCTCATTATAATTAATACTGATTCCACTCGGATAGCAAGTGCTAGTGTAAGAATTTGTAGTCGCCCCATTTATGGGGCCACGTCCCTTGCATGGATTTGCCCGATGAATCGGGTGACTACAAAGCAGGCTTGGCTAAAAATTTATAATGAGGTGGGCCTAACCTCACCGTCGACATAGAGCAGGAAAAAAGATATAGTAGTTGAAAAGGAGGGCTTATGTCAGAGGATGTTTTATTTACGAAGATTAAAACCGATATTCAATCTTCTATAAAGTCGGGGGATAAGATAAAGCTGGAGACCTTTCGCATGATTCTGGCCGAAATAGAGAAGGAGCAAATTGATCGTCAACGTCCTCTAAAAGATGAAGAGGTTCTTGCTATTTTAAGGCGAGGAATGAAGACGCGAAGCGAATCTGTGACTCAATTTGAAAAAGGGAATCGAGTGGATCTTGCTCAAAAAGAAAAGGATCAAATAGAAGTTCTTAAAACCTATCTTCCCCAGCCATTGACCGGCGAGGCTTTAAAGTCAATCGTTCTAGAGGCGATTGCCACTTTAAAAGCGACTTCGAAGAAGGAAATGGGGCTTGTGATGAAAACCGTTATGGGAAAATACGGCTCTCAAATCGATGGTAAGGAAGTTCAGACCTTAGTTTCACAGATTTTGATGTGAAAATTTGATGAAAACACTCCTTCTTACCTCTCAGGATTTAACGAAGCTCATGGATGAGGATGATGCCTTCCAAGTGATGCAAGAGGTTTTTCGCTCCCAAGGAGAAGGAAGGGTCCAAATGCCCCCGAAAATTTATTTGGATCTTAAAAAGTATGAAGGGGATTTTAGGGCTATGCCGGCTTATGTTGAAACCCCGGAAGCCTGCGGTCTCAAATGGGTGAATTCTCATCCAAATAATATTTTGAAAGGTCTCTTTCCAGCCGTGATGGGAATTTTGATTTTGAGTGATCCTCAAACAGGATTTCCATTATCCATTTTAGATGGAACTTTGATCACGCGTTTAAGAACAGGGGCTTCTGGGTCTCTAGCTTCTTTCTATTTGGCTAAGCCTGATTCTAAGGTGTTGGCTCTGGTGGGGTGCGGGGTTCAAGCCCAAGCTCAGTTTCAAGCTCATCTGAAACATTTTCAATTTTTGGAGGTTCGGGTTTGGGCTCCTGAAGAGCATTTTACAAATTCTTTCAAAGCAAAAATGGCTTCTTTTCATTCGAATATCATTCCTTGTCAAAGACTAGAAGATTGCGTTCAATCTGCAGACATCCTTTGTACAACGACTCCTTCTCGAACGCCTTTGATTAGGAAAGATTGGCTTAAGAGAGGAGTGCATATCAATGCGATGGGAGCCGATGCTCCGGGTAAACAAGAATTAGAAACGAATATTCTGAAAGAAGCTTTTTTCGTCGTTGATGAAATTGAGCAATCCCTTCATGGGGGAGAAGCCAATGTTCCCTTTCGAGAAGGGATTCTTGCTCAAGGGGATATTGATGGAACGTTAGGAGAAATCGTTTGTGGGAAAAAATGGCGTCAAAATCAAGACGAAATCACCGTTTTTGATTCAACCGGTTTGGCCATTCAGGATGTATCTTTAGGTTTTCGGGCTTATCAAAAAGCGTTAAAGCGAAAAATGGGACAGTGGATTGAGTTTTTTTAGTAATGAGATACGATTTTTCTGGATAGGGGCGATGAATTTTAAGATTTTTTTGACTTTTTCCGCTTCAGACGTGTCTAATGATCTGAACCCTTCAATCCTGGATTTTGTAAATTTTGTGCTAGAATCTAGAATTGTGAATAGTGATTAACTTATTAGAATTCAAAGACTTAAGGCTAGAAAATGATTTTTAAAAACTTTCAAAAATTCATCAGTATTGTCCTGTGTGTTTCGTTCTTAATTTATGATATTTCAATGAGTTGGGGACAGGATCATGTCATAGGTCCCCTCGCTGTGTCGAGTCTGGGGGCCATTCCATTCCAAAATCTATCCGTTAAAGCCAGCTCCCTCTTAGAAAACATTAAAATTCCAAGCGATATCGGAGAAATTGTTGATCAAAACATCATTCCTCATCAACCCCTTCTTTTTATCCTTGAAGATATTCACTGTAATTTGGGAGTGCAGAAGAATATTGAAAGGATTTTAAAACAGTTAGAAGTTGAAAGTTCGAACCAGCCTTTCTATGTCTTTTCAGAGGCTGCAGCGGGTTTCATGGATTTGTCCTTCTTTACTTCATTCCCGGATCAAAAGGCAGTCGCCACCACTCAAGTGAAACTGTTAGAAAATCAAGAGATCAATGGCCTGGAATCTTTTCTCATCCATGCAGGACCTCAGAAGACGATCGGATGGGGTGTTGAGGAGCTAGGGACGTATGTAGACAATGTGAAATTAATGAAACAGTTGATGGAGGAGCGTGAGCTTCAGTCGCATGAATGGGAAAATTTAGAAGAGACGTTTAAAAATTTAAGACAGAAAATTTATTCGAAAGAATTATTGAAGCTCGTGGAAAAGAGAGAGAAGTATCGGGAGTACAAGATAGGGATGGGGGAGTATGTAAAGGCAGTCAATAGTCGACAGTCGACAGTCGATAGATCAAAAGGAATAAATATATTTTTCCCATGGATTATGGACCGTGGACTGTGGTCTAAAAATTTTCCTCAACTTACTCTTTACTTGCAACTTCAAGCTCTCGAAGAAGAAACAGACATATCAAAGGTTGAAAGCGAATACCTCTCCTTTTTATCTGAATTAGAAAAGAAGCTTCCGAAGGAAGAATCAAATGAAGTGTTGAAGAATGTATTAGAGCATCGATTGGGGAGAATCAGTGATGAGGAGCATTATCTATTTTTAAGTAAATATTTAGACCCGGAAGATGGAGAGGGTTTCTCCCCTCTTTTTTTTAATCCCACAGGGACTATAAAATCTCGAGAGGGGTCGGGGGAGTTAGAGGTTGGAGGAGTGATGGAAGAAGAAGTAACCCCCTCAGTCCCCCTCAAAATAAGGGGGAGGGAAAAACAACGTATCTCCCCTCTTAAGGTAAGAGGGGTTGGGGGAGTTATGGAAGGAGAGGAAGTAACCTCCTCAGTCCCCTTTAAGATAAGGGGGAGGAAAAAACAAAAAGAGCTCTATCCCAACCTCAAGCTTTTCATCCAACAAATGTCCCTCCTAAAACAAATCTCCTGGGAAAAATTAGATGAAGAGATTGAGCACTTCGAAGGAGAACTTATAGAAAATTTAGCGATAGCGCCTCAAGCAAAAGAATTGCTGGAATTGGAAAAGAACTATGAGGTATTGAAGCGAGTGATGACGATGGAGGGGAAACGAGAGGATTTAAAAGCTGTTTGGAGTAGTTTTTGTCCCCTTCTTAATACAATACCCCCTCTTTTATCAATACCCCCTCTTAAGGTAAGAGGGGCCTGGGGAGTTACTTCCTTAAAGGGGCCTGGGGAGTTAGGGGTTAGGGGAGTTATGAAAAAAGAACAAGTAACCCCCTCAGTCCCCCTTAAAATAAGGGGGAGGAAAAGCTTAAAAAGAGAAAAAGAGTACGTAACAAATTTTTCTCAGGTCCTGAAAAAATTATGTGACGAAAACAACCTCCCCTTCGAATCACCTGATTTTGGTGATATTTTCAAAATAGCCCAAAAATTCTACGCAAAAGTCCTTGAACGGGATCAGATCATGTACAAAAAAACCATCAAAATGATGGAAGAAAGAAAGCTTAAATATGCAGCACTTCTGATCGGCGGCTTTCACACAGAAGGATTCAAAGAG
This window of the Chlamydiota bacterium genome carries:
- a CDS encoding response regulator, translated to MENEKPKIAMIDDDEDILEVTQAFLKRRGFEVFTALDGEKGLVLIRETKPDLILLDLMLPGIDGFEVCKQIKEDRNLWHVPIIYFTARGESSEKISGLKSGADDYVTKPFEPEELLARIWMILNRTYTVLDANPLTKLPGNNAIQKQIAYRLEKNEPFAIAHLDIDYFKSFNDEYGFERGDDAIRSLADLLSPIVKEKGNPTDFVGHIGGDDFVIISDPNHMDLLSKEIIHQFDILSPHFYNREDRERGCIVIKDRQGILREFPLMSLSIAVVTNEKRKLTHIGEVNAIAAELKKYVKTLHGSNCVKDRRGSEPIGSNHHALLNPSRELEKMAHAIHEKKINLFFQPIVDVETNVPQGHETLLRSMQAGSVLSQEELFNEAIDLRMERELGRILFEKIQIFTYGMNQNSWILVGLHPRIFLNLLEDPEKPFENMKMNLHRLIYQLRSGDLIRNDTFTKEMIEKIKEQGSQISISLSYGGPLPLTLLSEFKPAFLYLDPSFAAKIAADVTQQTLIKMLVDMNRTLGSQLIVSGVTTTDQKELLKGLGVQWMSGKIFV
- a CDS encoding class I SAM-dependent rRNA methyltransferase; translation: MKTVTLYSKGIDRVLRGHPWIYRSQIKGMSPGIQPGDAVFVISDRKKKIGTGFINPKSEITLRLLTHHEESIDLPFFKKRIEDAISWRKRHIEGTNAIRWINSESDQLPGLILDEYAGHFVLQISTLALELQKPLLIQLIKDLFSPKSLYERNDFPSRQWEGLPLLQGTLQGETPPLVEIEENKIRFWVNISQGHKTGFYLDQRENRKALRGYTKGKEVLDCFSYTGGFAVASLVQEAKSVLAFEISEEALALGQENAKLNGVQDRWQGQLGNAFDLLKSSSLEDKKFDLIILDPPSFTKSKAHLERALRGYKEINLRALKMLREGGILVSACCSHHVDEKTFQQTILNAAQDAHRMLYQINQGTQAIDHPIVLSIPETKYLKCFFFEVFSSS
- a CDS encoding GatB/YqeY domain-containing protein, which translates into the protein MSEDVLFTKIKTDIQSSIKSGDKIKLETFRMILAEIEKEQIDRQRPLKDEEVLAILRRGMKTRSESVTQFEKGNRVDLAQKEKDQIEVLKTYLPQPLTGEALKSIVLEAIATLKATSKKEMGLVMKTVMGKYGSQIDGKEVQTLVSQILM
- a CDS encoding ornithine cyclodeaminase family protein (catalyzes the interconversion of alanine and pyruvate) codes for the protein MKTLLLTSQDLTKLMDEDDAFQVMQEVFRSQGEGRVQMPPKIYLDLKKYEGDFRAMPAYVETPEACGLKWVNSHPNNILKGLFPAVMGILILSDPQTGFPLSILDGTLITRLRTGASGSLASFYLAKPDSKVLALVGCGVQAQAQFQAHLKHFQFLEVRVWAPEEHFTNSFKAKMASFHSNIIPCQRLEDCVQSADILCTTTPSRTPLIRKDWLKRGVHINAMGADAPGKQELETNILKEAFFVVDEIEQSLHGGEANVPFREGILAQGDIDGTLGEIVCGKKWRQNQDEITVFDSTGLAIQDVSLGFRAYQKALKRKMGQWIEFF